In Aquiflexum balticum DSM 16537, a single genomic region encodes these proteins:
- a CDS encoding single-stranded DNA-binding protein, which translates to MNRMRNQVQLIGRLGAKADVKHFESGKTKASFSLATKEIFKNNKGEKVEETTWHNVVAWGQPAEVIEKYTDKGSEIAVGGKLINRSYNDKDGQKKYITEVQIDEVVLLGDKAT; encoded by the coding sequence ATGAACAGAATGAGAAATCAGGTACAACTTATCGGGAGATTGGGTGCCAAAGCAGATGTAAAACATTTTGAAAGTGGAAAGACAAAGGCTTCTTTTAGTCTGGCCACCAAAGAAATCTTCAAAAACAACAAAGGAGAAAAAGTCGAAGAGACCACTTGGCACAATGTGGTGGCTTGGGGTCAGCCGGCTGAGGTCATTGAAAAATATACGGATAAAGGTTCTGAGATTGCGGTAGGCGGAAAACTGATCAATCGCTCCTACAATGACAAAGATGGTCAGAAGAAGTATATCACAGAAGTACAGATTGATGAAGTGGTGCTACTTGGCGATAAAGCTACCTAA
- a CDS encoding NFACT RNA binding domain-containing protein translates to MHFNFHFLKFLCPELEEKFTGLEILECFSQNKDELVIRCGNPDNEINIRANLLPSVSCLSFTDSFKRSKKNTVSLFHELIGKKISSIKEIKFERAFVVGLDNGSTLLFKLHGTRSNILYYLDRSSFPIRLFRNELRDDKEIIIENLSKDLSLDFSTFVSLEGNASKFLPTLGKIPREWLKSKGYIDAPIDQKWVLMEELIDMLESPLYSIIHQGNEYVLSLMPENDVLFQTSDPIEACNELFRYRVVVQSFEKEKSHWIKHLEDQKKRTLAYILKTSQKLEAIENDISPSQMADVIMANLHLIKPGQEEIELLNFYSGKQEMFKLKRDQSPQKYAENLYRKGKNRKKEIEQLYINLEDKEQLLQQTNSWLEELSGFSDFKSLRGFIKSNNLIPKGKEQEDHVPFKRFEVEGFEILVGKSAKANDELLRHFAWKEDIWLHAKDVSGSHVIIKHRSGINFPKSVLERAAELAVYYSKNKNDRLSPVIYTPVKYVRKVKGSPAGAVMVDKENVLMVSPTGPKQ, encoded by the coding sequence ATGCATTTCAATTTTCATTTCTTAAAATTCCTCTGCCCCGAATTGGAGGAGAAATTTACAGGATTGGAAATATTGGAATGCTTCTCCCAAAACAAGGATGAACTGGTCATCCGCTGTGGGAATCCCGATAATGAAATCAATATCAGAGCCAATTTATTGCCCTCAGTTTCCTGCCTCTCATTTACAGATAGTTTCAAAAGAAGTAAGAAAAACACGGTTTCTTTATTCCATGAACTCATTGGTAAGAAAATAAGCTCTATTAAAGAAATAAAATTCGAAAGGGCTTTTGTTGTAGGATTGGATAATGGAAGCACACTTTTGTTCAAACTCCATGGAACAAGGAGCAATATTCTTTACTATTTGGACAGGTCTTCATTTCCTATCAGATTATTCAGAAATGAACTCAGGGACGACAAAGAAATCATTATTGAAAACCTGTCAAAAGATCTTTCACTGGATTTTTCAACTTTTGTATCCTTGGAAGGCAACGCTTCAAAATTCCTTCCAACCCTGGGTAAAATCCCTAGAGAATGGCTAAAAAGCAAAGGATACATAGATGCCCCTATCGACCAAAAATGGGTTCTCATGGAGGAATTGATCGACATGTTGGAAAGTCCCTTGTATTCCATCATTCATCAGGGAAATGAATATGTGCTGAGTCTTATGCCTGAAAATGACGTGCTATTCCAAACCTCAGATCCTATTGAGGCCTGCAATGAACTTTTTAGATACCGGGTAGTCGTTCAATCCTTTGAAAAAGAAAAAAGCCATTGGATAAAACATCTTGAAGACCAGAAAAAAAGAACTCTGGCATATATACTCAAGACCAGCCAAAAGCTGGAAGCCATTGAAAATGATATATCCCCTTCCCAAATGGCCGATGTGATTATGGCCAATCTCCACCTCATCAAACCCGGACAGGAAGAAATCGAATTGTTGAATTTTTATAGTGGAAAGCAGGAAATGTTCAAACTCAAAAGAGACCAAAGCCCACAGAAATATGCTGAAAATCTCTATAGAAAGGGAAAAAACAGGAAAAAGGAGATTGAACAACTTTATATAAACCTGGAAGACAAAGAGCAACTGTTGCAGCAGACAAATTCATGGTTGGAAGAACTTAGTGGGTTCTCGGATTTCAAAAGTCTTAGGGGTTTCATTAAATCAAACAACCTGATTCCAAAAGGAAAAGAACAGGAAGATCATGTTCCATTTAAACGGTTTGAGGTGGAGGGGTTTGAAATTTTGGTGGGTAAATCAGCAAAAGCCAATGATGAACTGTTGAGGCATTTTGCTTGGAAAGAAGATATTTGGCTTCATGCAAAGGATGTATCAGGATCACATGTCATTATCAAACACAGGTCAGGAATCAATTTTCCCAAGTCAGTTCTGGAACGGGCCGCAGAGTTGGCGGTTTATTACTCAAAAAACAAAAACGATAGACTTTCCCCTGTCATATATACTCCCGTAAAATATGTCAGGAAAGTAAAAGGCTCACCCGCAGGGGCAGTCATGGTGGACAAAGAAAACGTTTTGATGGTGTCACCAACAGGTCCCAAACAATGA
- a CDS encoding response regulator codes for MTENKKVLVAEDSSVIINLTKNVLMFEKYDITAVKNGKQVLEKLTTEDFDLILMDINMPIMDGIECTKAIRAMEDKTKSGIPIVAITGNYKNYTLDDFKKAGLDDFIQKPLDYDHLLATVRKHLS; via the coding sequence ATGACCGAAAACAAAAAAGTTCTGGTAGCTGAAGACAGTTCAGTGATAATCAACCTTACCAAGAATGTTTTAATGTTTGAAAAATATGACATCACTGCAGTAAAAAACGGTAAACAAGTACTGGAAAAACTTACAACAGAAGATTTTGATCTTATTCTTATGGATATCAATATGCCAATAATGGATGGGATAGAATGCACTAAGGCAATTAGAGCTATGGAAGACAAAACCAAATCTGGTATACCTATAGTAGCCATTACCGGAAATTACAAGAATTACACTTTGGATGATTTTAAAAAAGCAGGATTGGATGATTTTATCCAAAAGCCGCTTGATTATGATCATTTACTGGCGACAGTAAGAAAACATCTCTCATAA
- a CDS encoding Hpt domain-containing response regulator, whose protein sequence is MINKKVLIVEDNPLNRKVLEHIIGQLCDFETAENGKKALGKIQEKEYDLILMDIQMPVLDGINTLKIIRNENLTTSPVIAVSAFANESDRDYFLAAGFVDFISKPIKPKILLETLDKHLKSPEKFEKNNQTVGTDSSLDENIVRQLLKFNSATNIKSVYQEFIEESYQILSEIESLINKKQYEQIGEKLHIIKGNSGTLGAMNIYKFSQKFEKNIKSHNFENTTEEYLYLSSLIDLFSSKIQSSQLLNP, encoded by the coding sequence ATGATAAACAAAAAGGTACTGATAGTTGAAGATAATCCGCTTAACCGAAAGGTTTTGGAGCACATTATTGGACAGTTATGCGATTTTGAAACCGCGGAAAATGGCAAAAAAGCTTTGGGAAAAATTCAGGAAAAGGAATATGATCTCATTCTAATGGATATTCAGATGCCAGTTCTTGATGGAATAAATACTTTGAAAATCATCAGAAATGAAAACCTGACAACCTCTCCTGTGATTGCAGTTTCTGCCTTTGCAAATGAAAGTGACAGGGATTATTTTTTAGCAGCAGGATTTGTTGATTTTATTTCAAAGCCGATAAAACCCAAGATATTGTTGGAAACACTGGACAAGCACTTAAAAAGTCCTGAAAAATTTGAGAAAAATAATCAGACTGTTGGTACTGATTCTTCATTGGATGAAAATATCGTGAGACAGTTACTTAAATTCAACAGTGCAACGAATATTAAGTCTGTATATCAGGAATTTATAGAAGAATCATACCAAATACTTTCTGAAATAGAATCTTTGATAAACAAAAAACAATATGAGCAAATAGGGGAAAAACTTCATATCATCAAAGGAAATTCAGGAACCCTAGGCGCAATGAATATATATAAATTCTCCCAAAAGTTTGAAAAAAACATAAAAAGCCACAATTTTGAGAATACCACAGAAGAATATTTATATTTGAGCTCTTTAATAGATTTATTTAGTTCGAAAATCCAATCCTCTCAATTGCTAAATCCATGA
- a CDS encoding LytR/AlgR family response regulator transcription factor: MKVIIVEDEPLALQRIKSIIHENKSGWEIVSTAQSIKELLAIFDKGLNFDLMICDIHLADGLSFKAFKGRKIDFPIIFITAYDQYALQSFDHNCIDYVLKPIQEERLLKAFEKLENLVSNDLPTGFNEEIIEELLSKYASKNYKKRFLTKIGNKIRFVPVEDVAYFYAEGGVTYLVETGSPKKYIVDISLSDLESNLLDPMKFYRINRSMIIHLDSLVEMKPYLNGRLMLYMSSPCESDIVVARERVNEFKNWINQ, encoded by the coding sequence ATGAAAGTTATAATAGTAGAGGACGAGCCCTTAGCGCTGCAAAGAATTAAGAGCATTATTCATGAAAATAAATCCGGTTGGGAGATAGTTTCGACTGCGCAGAGCATCAAAGAACTTTTGGCGATTTTCGACAAAGGGTTGAATTTTGATTTGATGATCTGTGATATTCATTTGGCCGACGGATTGAGTTTTAAAGCTTTTAAGGGAAGGAAAATAGATTTCCCAATAATTTTTATTACTGCCTATGACCAATATGCGCTGCAGTCATTTGACCATAACTGCATTGATTACGTGCTCAAACCCATTCAAGAGGAAAGATTGTTAAAGGCTTTTGAAAAGTTGGAAAACCTGGTGTCCAATGATTTACCCACCGGGTTTAATGAGGAAATCATAGAGGAACTGCTCAGTAAATATGCCAGTAAGAATTATAAAAAACGTTTTTTAACCAAAATCGGGAACAAAATACGGTTTGTTCCTGTAGAAGATGTTGCTTATTTTTATGCAGAAGGGGGAGTGACTTATCTGGTAGAGACCGGTTCACCAAAAAAATATATTGTGGATATTAGTCTGAGCGACTTGGAAAGCAATTTGCTGGATCCAATGAAATTTTATAGAATCAATAGATCCATGATTATTCATTTGGATAGTTTGGTAGAAATGAAACCTTATCTCAATGGCCGACTGATGCTTTATATGAGTTCTCCTTGTGAAAGCGACATAGTTGTAGCCCGCGAACGTGTTAATGAATTTAAAAACTGGATCAATCAATAA
- a CDS encoding fasciclin domain-containing protein has protein sequence MKNFLKYLLTGSLLFAIYSCNEDEPMPQIAPSLTQAANSAGLTTLLAAVEAIPGLGTALTSAPAITVFAPTNQAFADALTAFGATDLPDLVAKLGGAQNLETVLGFHVVPAVAFSGDLAATNTFTTLSGQSLTVNASGGNVTVVDAAGNTANVVTPNVEIQNGVVHVINRVLLPEIDLPKPNLVEAATDAGLTTLLSAVTAVDGLPEALLGAEAITVFAPRNEAFAAALEAFNVDNLDQLVIKIGGIENLETVLGFHVVPAVAFSTDLAATNSFPTLGGQNLTVTKNGNTVTVTDANGVAATVVAADVAIENGVVHVIDKVLLPELTLPTVVEAATAAELTVLLDAVTAANLGGALLEAEAITVFAPTNAAFAALLAAQEVTSLGALITKIGAANVSKVLRFHVVPATAFSFDLAEGPQSVPTLAGENLTVTRTGNNVTVTDIAGTTYNVTIANVAIKNGVVHVIDGVVLPTLE, from the coding sequence ATGAAAAATTTCTTAAAGTATCTTTTGACAGGATCATTGCTTTTTGCAATCTATTCCTGTAATGAGGATGAGCCCATGCCGCAAATTGCTCCCTCATTGACTCAAGCTGCTAATTCAGCAGGACTGACTACACTTCTCGCAGCTGTAGAAGCCATCCCAGGATTGGGAACTGCATTGACCAGTGCTCCTGCGATAACTGTTTTTGCTCCGACCAATCAAGCATTCGCAGATGCATTGACAGCTTTTGGTGCAACGGACTTACCTGATTTGGTAGCCAAGTTAGGTGGTGCTCAGAATTTGGAAACTGTTTTGGGATTCCATGTTGTTCCAGCAGTTGCATTCTCAGGCGATTTGGCAGCTACTAACACTTTTACCACATTGTCAGGCCAGAGTCTTACTGTAAATGCCTCAGGAGGTAATGTTACCGTAGTTGATGCAGCTGGAAATACTGCCAATGTCGTCACACCAAATGTTGAAATCCAAAATGGTGTTGTTCACGTGATCAATAGAGTTTTATTGCCGGAAATTGATTTGCCAAAACCTAACTTGGTTGAAGCCGCTACAGATGCAGGTCTTACTACACTTTTGTCAGCAGTTACTGCTGTGGATGGTTTGCCGGAAGCTTTGTTGGGTGCTGAAGCCATCACTGTATTTGCCCCTAGAAATGAAGCATTTGCAGCTGCTTTGGAAGCTTTTAACGTAGATAATCTGGATCAATTGGTGATTAAGATCGGTGGTATAGAAAATCTTGAAACTGTTCTTGGATTCCACGTAGTACCAGCTGTAGCATTTTCCACAGATTTAGCTGCAACCAATTCATTCCCAACATTGGGTGGTCAGAATTTGACTGTCACTAAAAATGGGAATACAGTAACTGTAACGGATGCCAATGGAGTTGCCGCTACAGTAGTAGCTGCTGATGTAGCCATTGAAAATGGTGTTGTCCACGTGATTGATAAGGTTTTGTTACCTGAGTTGACTTTACCAACAGTAGTTGAGGCAGCCACTGCTGCAGAATTGACTGTCTTGTTGGATGCAGTAACTGCAGCTAATTTGGGCGGGGCTTTATTGGAAGCGGAAGCAATTACTGTATTTGCTCCAACCAATGCAGCGTTTGCAGCTTTACTTGCAGCACAGGAAGTCACTTCCTTAGGAGCACTCATTACAAAAATAGGCGCTGCTAACGTCAGCAAAGTATTGAGATTCCATGTTGTGCCAGCCACTGCATTTTCTTTTGATCTGGCAGAAGGTCCTCAATCAGTACCTACACTTGCCGGTGAGAATTTGACTGTGACCAGGACAGGGAATAATGTAACGGTTACGGATATTGCAGGTACAACATACAATGTAACGATAGCTAACGTAGCCATTAAAAATGGGGTAGTCCATGTAATCGATGGAGTAGTTCTACCCACGTTAGAGTAA
- a CDS encoding IPExxxVDY family protein, whose product MKKIKLFIEHHYDFELLGIVAPIKEYKMAWVVNYSLNSKLVKSDDFELELLNQPPLVISNFVEEKEYGFVQLLKNKSNSEGENSLYLIPELRMMDYFLLVQDQTHEIDLNEYIEKLSENSFVQNVVKLNISKLKSKDNLLTY is encoded by the coding sequence ATGAAGAAAATAAAGCTATTTATTGAACATCACTACGATTTTGAACTTTTGGGAATCGTAGCACCGATTAAGGAATATAAAATGGCTTGGGTGGTCAATTATTCATTAAATTCCAAGTTGGTCAAATCCGATGATTTTGAACTTGAATTGCTGAACCAACCTCCTTTGGTCATCTCCAATTTTGTCGAAGAAAAAGAATATGGTTTTGTTCAGTTATTGAAAAACAAATCAAATTCAGAGGGGGAAAATTCACTCTATCTGATACCGGAACTCAGAATGATGGATTATTTCCTATTAGTTCAGGACCAAACCCACGAAATAGATTTAAATGAGTATATTGAAAAACTTTCCGAAAATTCTTTTGTGCAAAATGTTGTCAAACTGAATATTTCCAAACTAAAATCTAAAGATAATCTTCTTACCTATTAA
- the pfkA gene encoding 6-phosphofructokinase, which produces MKKIAVLTSGGDAPGMNACIRAVVRTAIFKDLEIFGISYGYDGMIKGSIKRMHSHSVSNIIQRGGTILKSARSEEFRTKEGRLKAYQQLKQLEIEGLVVIGGDGTFTGAKIFFEEFGIPVIGCPGTIDNDIYGTDFTIGFDTAVNTALEAIDKIRDTAAAHDRIFFVEVMGRDSGYIAVECGIGGGAEFVMVPETRTDIKKVVKSLKNLRKSKSSSIIVVAEGDDEGSADQIMNTVKSKIQDEFKEFKVTTLGHIQRGGNPTARDRVLASRCGMAAVEGLMAGESNCMAGVMSGNVVYTPFDDCISKTKAIHQDHLKLIEILSI; this is translated from the coding sequence ATGAAAAAAATAGCAGTTTTGACTTCAGGAGGTGATGCTCCCGGAATGAATGCATGTATACGGGCTGTGGTAAGGACAGCAATTTTTAAGGATCTGGAAATTTTTGGCATCAGCTATGGTTATGACGGCATGATCAAAGGCAGCATCAAAAGAATGCATTCCCATTCAGTCAGCAATATTATACAACGAGGCGGGACAATTCTCAAATCGGCAAGAAGTGAAGAATTCAGGACAAAAGAAGGCCGTCTCAAAGCTTATCAACAACTGAAGCAATTGGAAATTGAAGGATTGGTGGTGATTGGCGGGGATGGTACATTCACAGGTGCCAAAATTTTCTTTGAGGAATTCGGCATACCGGTTATAGGCTGTCCCGGAACAATCGATAATGACATTTATGGAACTGATTTTACCATCGGTTTTGATACCGCTGTGAATACTGCCCTTGAGGCAATTGATAAAATCAGGGATACCGCAGCAGCGCATGACAGAATCTTCTTTGTTGAAGTCATGGGAAGAGACAGTGGCTATATAGCCGTGGAATGTGGCATTGGAGGAGGTGCGGAATTTGTAATGGTACCTGAGACCAGGACTGATATCAAAAAAGTGGTCAAATCGCTGAAAAATCTACGTAAATCAAAATCTTCCAGCATCATCGTAGTAGCTGAGGGGGACGATGAGGGCAGTGCCGACCAAATTATGAATACAGTCAAATCCAAAATACAGGACGAATTCAAAGAGTTTAAAGTAACTACCTTAGGACATATCCAACGAGGAGGAAACCCTACTGCCCGGGATAGGGTTTTGGCATCAAGATGTGGAATGGCCGCTGTGGAAGGTCTGATGGCAGGGGAATCCAACTGTATGGCAGGTGTAATGAGCGGCAATGTTGTTTACACTCCCTTTGATGATTGTATCAGCAAAACCAAGGCTATTCACCAAGATCATCTCAAACTAATTGAAATTTTAAGTATTTAA
- the pyk gene encoding pyruvate kinase has protein sequence MSIALYNKTKILATIGPASNNLETLNSLAKAGANVFRLNFSHGDHKVHAEVIKMIRSINETTLNKIGILQDLQGPKIRVGEMENGGVEILPGQKITITNDPVIGNAELVSTVYQNLPNDVKSGDRILIDDGNIELAVNNTDGKNVRCVVIHGGILKSRKGINLPNTRVSAPSLTEKDIEDLEFGLKNDVDWIALSFVRTADDIIDLRERITKAGKKCKIVAKIEKPEALENIDSIIEATDAIMVARGDLGVEVPMEKVPLWQKKMVSKCKLACKPVIIATQMLESMTTHPRPTRAETNDVATAVLDGADAVMLSAETASGQFPINSVKAMSSIINYIENNQDVFHNLYKIPEDDPNFLSKNLTLMAARLSRNVKAKALVGITTSGMTALRLASYRPLANLLVFTTNKQLITQLSLVWGVRAYYYESNTSTDATFMDIQNHLKDEGYVKKGDIIINTASMPLKAKGKTNMLKIHIVE, from the coding sequence ATGAGTATTGCTCTTTACAACAAAACAAAAATTCTAGCAACAATCGGCCCGGCTTCCAACAACCTTGAGACTTTAAATAGCCTTGCCAAAGCTGGCGCGAATGTATTCAGGTTGAATTTTTCACACGGAGACCATAAAGTTCATGCTGAGGTGATCAAGATGATCCGATCCATCAATGAAACCACCCTTAACAAAATAGGGATTTTGCAGGATCTTCAAGGGCCTAAGATCAGGGTAGGGGAAATGGAAAACGGCGGTGTCGAGATCTTACCGGGTCAAAAAATAACCATTACAAATGATCCTGTCATCGGTAATGCCGAATTGGTAAGTACAGTGTACCAAAATCTACCAAATGATGTCAAATCAGGCGATAGAATCCTTATTGATGATGGTAACATAGAGTTGGCAGTGAATAATACTGATGGAAAGAATGTAAGATGTGTAGTCATTCATGGTGGAATCCTTAAGTCCAGAAAAGGAATCAATCTCCCCAATACCAGGGTATCTGCACCTTCTCTTACCGAAAAAGATATTGAAGATCTTGAATTTGGGCTTAAAAATGATGTGGATTGGATAGCCTTATCTTTTGTAAGGACTGCTGATGATATCATTGATCTTAGGGAAAGAATCACCAAAGCAGGCAAGAAATGTAAAATTGTAGCCAAAATCGAAAAACCTGAGGCCCTTGAAAATATAGATTCAATTATAGAGGCCACCGATGCGATTATGGTTGCAAGGGGAGATTTGGGCGTGGAAGTGCCCATGGAAAAAGTACCGCTTTGGCAAAAGAAAATGGTGTCCAAATGTAAGCTTGCCTGTAAGCCTGTCATCATTGCCACACAGATGCTTGAAAGTATGACCACACATCCCAGACCAACAAGGGCTGAGACCAATGATGTGGCCACGGCGGTTCTCGATGGGGCGGATGCGGTAATGCTATCGGCTGAAACTGCTTCCGGCCAATTTCCGATCAATTCTGTAAAAGCAATGAGCAGCATCATCAATTATATTGAGAATAATCAGGATGTGTTCCATAATCTTTACAAAATACCGGAAGATGATCCGAATTTCCTCAGCAAAAACCTTACTTTGATGGCTGCCCGATTGTCCAGAAACGTCAAGGCAAAAGCCTTGGTCGGAATCACCACCTCAGGTATGACCGCACTTAGATTGGCCTCCTATCGACCTTTGGCAAACCTTTTGGTCTTTACTACAAACAAACAGTTAATTACCCAATTGAGCTTGGTATGGGGAGTAAGAGCCTATTATTATGAAAGCAATACTTCTACAGATGCCACTTTCATGGATATCCAAAATCACCTCAAAGACGAAGGATATGTCAAAAAAGGTGATATTATCATCAACACCGCAAGTATGCCACTTAAAGCCAAGGGGAAAACAAATATGTTGAAAATACATATTGTGGAGTAG
- the miaA gene encoding tRNA (adenosine(37)-N6)-dimethylallyltransferase MiaA yields MKSKNKHLLVIAGPTAVGKTDACLKIAKKFQTEIISSDSRQFYREPLIGTAKPSSEDLAAVPHHFINTLSIHDDYDVKKFEKDTLKLLSELFKKHNLVLMTGGSGLYIDAVCYGFDDIPDIDPAIRKELNSNFDKMGIGFLRKELEKYDPDYFDIVDTDNPQRLIRALEVYRGTGKPFSSFRKKKVNIRDFNIIKIGLEREREELYQRIDQRMDLMISQGLFEEAERFFPFRDLNALQTVGYTEIFGYLKGEYDKEEAMRLLKRNSRRYAKRQMTWFKKYPDIQWFHPSDIQGILQFVENQLKESE; encoded by the coding sequence TTGAAATCGAAAAATAAACATTTATTGGTAATTGCAGGCCCTACAGCTGTAGGAAAAACAGATGCCTGTCTCAAAATTGCCAAAAAGTTTCAAACTGAAATTATTTCTTCCGATAGTAGACAGTTTTATAGGGAACCACTGATCGGAACAGCCAAACCTTCAAGCGAGGATTTAGCTGCCGTTCCGCATCATTTCATCAATACACTTTCAATTCATGATGATTATGATGTGAAAAAGTTTGAAAAGGACACCTTGAAATTGTTGAGTGAACTTTTTAAAAAGCATAATTTGGTCTTGATGACGGGAGGATCCGGATTGTATATAGATGCCGTTTGTTACGGATTTGATGATATTCCTGATATCGACCCTGCAATCAGAAAGGAATTGAACAGCAACTTTGATAAAATGGGAATTGGCTTTCTAAGGAAAGAACTTGAAAAATATGATCCCGATTATTTTGATATCGTGGACACTGATAATCCCCAAAGGTTGATTCGTGCTCTGGAAGTATATAGGGGGACAGGAAAACCGTTCAGTTCTTTTAGAAAAAAGAAAGTAAATATCCGTGATTTCAATATCATCAAAATCGGTCTGGAGAGAGAAAGAGAAGAATTATATCAGCGGATTGACCAAAGGATGGATTTGATGATAAGTCAGGGACTTTTCGAAGAGGCAGAAAGATTTTTCCCTTTTCGGGATTTAAATGCCCTTCAAACAGTGGGATACACGGAGATATTCGGTTACCTGAAAGGGGAATATGACAAAGAAGAGGCCATGAGATTATTGAAACGGAATTCCAGAAGGTATGCCAAACGGCAGATGACCTGGTTCAAAAAATATCCTGATATACAATGGTTTCACCCTTCAGATATTCAGGGGATATTACAATTTGTAGAAAACCAATTGAAGGAATCTGAATAA
- a CDS encoding acyl carrier protein — MSEIAQKVKAIIVDKLGVEESEVTPEASFTNDLGADSLDTVELIMEFEKEFNISIPDDQAEQIGTVGQAISYLEANVK, encoded by the coding sequence ATGTCTGAAATTGCACAAAAAGTAAAAGCCATTATCGTTGATAAACTTGGCGTTGAAGAATCTGAAGTTACTCCTGAAGCTAGCTTCACAAACGATCTTGGTGCAGACTCTCTGGATACAGTAGAGCTCATTATGGAATTTGAAAAAGAATTCAACATTTCTATACCGGATGATCAGGCCGAGCAAATCGGTACAGTTGGTCAGGCTATCAGCTATCTGGAAGCCAACGTAAAGTAA
- a CDS encoding sensor histidine kinase, which produces MFSHKYKFIFPGLLGLYSFLNIIILEGDRLFQADLPSDSLFYIIFILSYLVWFSNWGIEKFILGKFKKIHPLIIQFLVSSIAVLLVSLLSVYLTAFFLGEPFTYSLPNFLLTSGFTSRINLFLNCINAIYFFNQKFREKALEAEKLHSLNVEAKLESLHAQMNPHFFFNNLSALSVLIHEDVKLADAYLQKLSNIYRYVLNNKDQELVVLSDEIDFLNNYIGLLSIRFQDALIFKIDINKRSLNYFIPPAVLQLLVENVVKHNYFTSSEPIEVIIESDEDFISIRNKKQLKDSVEFSSGIGLQNISDRYKFLGKEILLTDDMDIFMVQLPLIRSYESYNSRGRALSAAKN; this is translated from the coding sequence ATGTTCAGTCATAAGTATAAATTCATTTTTCCGGGATTATTGGGGCTATACTCCTTCTTGAATATTATCATTTTGGAAGGGGACAGGTTATTCCAGGCCGATTTGCCCAGTGATTCCTTGTTTTATATTATTTTTATCCTTTCCTACCTGGTATGGTTTTCAAATTGGGGGATTGAAAAATTCATCCTAGGTAAATTCAAAAAAATTCACCCATTAATAATACAGTTTCTGGTTAGTAGTATAGCTGTATTACTTGTCAGCTTGTTGTCGGTCTATCTAACAGCTTTTTTCCTTGGAGAGCCTTTCACGTATTCATTGCCAAATTTTTTATTGACCAGCGGCTTCACTTCAAGGATAAATCTGTTTTTGAATTGTATCAATGCGATTTATTTTTTCAACCAAAAATTCAGGGAAAAAGCCCTGGAAGCAGAAAAGTTACATTCCCTGAACGTGGAGGCGAAATTGGAATCTTTACATGCCCAAATGAATCCACACTTTTTTTTCAATAACCTGAGTGCGTTATCTGTTTTGATTCATGAAGATGTAAAGTTGGCTGACGCTTATCTGCAAAAACTCTCAAATATTTACCGGTATGTTTTAAACAATAAAGATCAGGAGCTTGTAGTGCTTTCGGATGAAATTGATTTTTTAAACAATTATATAGGTTTGTTATCCATAAGATTTCAGGATGCTCTGATTTTTAAAATAGATATCAATAAGCGAAGTTTAAATTATTTCATTCCACCTGCGGTGTTGCAATTATTGGTTGAAAATGTGGTCAAACACAATTATTTCACCAGTTCAGAACCTATTGAGGTCATTATTGAATCTGATGAAGATTTCATCTCGATAAGGAATAAAAAACAGTTGAAGGACTCGGTTGAGTTTTCAAGTGGAATAGGTCTCCAAAACATATCTGACCGTTATAAGTTCTTAGGTAAAGAAATATTGTTAACGGATGATATGGACATTTTTATGGTTCAGCTTCCTTTAATCAGATCCTATGAAAGTTATAATAGTAGAGGACGAGCCCTTAGCGCTGCAAAGAATTAA